From the genome of Gemmatimonadota bacterium:
CGCCAGCTCTCGGCCCTTGCCCGGCGTCGGGTCTTTGACGAGGCCGTAGATTTGACGGCCCTCGTGGTCTTCGGGCAGATGCTCGGTAATCGGCGTACCCTCGGGTGTCACGAACAGCAGGCAGTGGCAGTATTTCCATTTCTTCATTTCGTCACAGGCACAGACCCACTCGCGACTGCGTTCGACCTCGGCTTTTTTGTCGGGATAAAAATTGCACGGGCAGAGCG
Proteins encoded in this window:
- a CDS encoding ferredoxin:thioredoxin reductase; translation: MDQPSEKSIKRMRVYVEKYMQKTGTSGHPEPEVTESVILGLANNIDEVGRPLCPCNFYPDKKAEVERSREWVCACDEMKKWKYCHCLLFVTPEGTPITEHLPEDHEGRQIYGLVKDPTPGKGRELADKS